A section of the Telopea speciosissima isolate NSW1024214 ecotype Mountain lineage chromosome 3, Tspe_v1, whole genome shotgun sequence genome encodes:
- the LOC122656517 gene encoding pentatricopeptide repeat-containing protein At4g02750-like has product MLLFNDEPFEYKNMVLAVRRVNAILVICSTCKSFHKGNVEPVVDVQNHHGMDALFNNHTKDRELVALTKRLSDFMLKGEVEYARKFFDQMCHRDSICSNVMIRGYIKNHRTGDARAIFDSMNERNAVSWNTMIMAYTQERKMHTALKLFLIMPDKDDFSWTTIISGLCLDSQIEDAWKLFKQMPNPSSISWSSVISGFQQNGLSAETLMLFKEMVSIGIQPTSHSLTSALTASADLAAFFFGQQLYSQLLKRGFENNTHIRNSAISMFIKSGNVHYAKRIFADMPQLDLVTWNSMIMGYGQHGYGLEATIIFHQMQKAGFLPDGVSFLGVLQGCSHCGLVEDASKYFNNMKSDYGISPKLEHYACMVDVFARAGLLKEAFQIIMKMPFQPTTIFWKILLNGCRVWGYLKLGVYVVDKILKLEPYNSSAHLMLMEMYASARNWTRVLEIRRLMRERQARKEFSYSWIDIRGRLQLFTTRDETHLESDGIYMTLYLLYYDIAECSRIDLPRELRG; this is encoded by the coding sequence ATGCTGCTCTTCAATGATGAGCCCTTTGAATACAAGAATATGGTTCTTGCTGTACGCAGAGTAAATGCAATACTAGTCATATGTTCTACTTGTAAATCATTTCATAAAGGAAATGTAGAACCTGTGGTTGATGTCCAAAATCATCATGGTATGGATGCACTATTTAATAACCATACAAAAGACAGAGAGCTGGTAGCATTGACCAAAAGATTATCGGATTTCATGCTCAAAGGGGAAGTAGAGTATGCAAGAAAATTTTTTGATCAAATGTGCCATAGAGACTCTATTTGTTCGAATGTGATGATCAGGGGTTACATCAAGAACCACAGGACTGGTGATGCAAGGGCGATTTTTGATAGCATGAATGAGAGGAACGCTGTTTCATGGAACACCATGATAATGGCTTACACCCAAGAGAGAAAGATGCACACTGCTTTGAAGTTATTTTTAATTATGCCTGATAAAGATGACTTCAGCTGGACCACTATAATATCTGGGCTTTGTTTGGATTCACAAATTGAAGATGCATGGAAATTATTCAAGCAAATGCCTAACCCTAGTTCGATCTCCTGGTCTTCTGTTATATCAGGTTTTCAGCAAAATGGGTTGTCTGCTGAAACTTTGATGCTCTTTAAAGAAATGGTGTCAATAGGGATTCAACCGACTTCACATTCACTTACTAGTGCTTTGACTGCTTCGGCAGATTTGGCAGCTTTTTTCTTTGGCCAACAACTTTATTCCCAACTTCTTAAAAGAGGATTTGAGAATAACACACACATCAGAAACTCGGCCATCTCTATGTTCATAAAATCAGGTAATGTTCATTATGCAAAGCGTATTTTTGCAGATATGCCCCAACTTGACCTTGTCACCTGGAATTCTATGATCATGGGCTATGGGCAGCATGGGTATGGCTTGGAAGCAACCATAATTTTCCATCAGATGCAAAAGGCTGGGTTCCTGCCTGACGGTGTCAGCTTCTTGGGTGTTCTTCAAGGTTGCAGCCATTGTGGATTGGTGGAAGATGCAAGCAAGTATTTTAATAATATGAAGTCGGATTATGGAATCTCCCCAAAACTGGAGCactatgcatgcatggttgATGTCTTTGCACGTGCTGGGTTGCTGAAAGAAGCATTTCAgataattatgaaaatgccattTCAACCAACAACTATCTTTTGGAAGATATTGCTGAATGGGTGTAGGGTTTGGGGGTATCTGAAATTGGGTGTGTATGTGGTTGATAAGATTTTGAAGCTTGAACCTTATAATTCAAGTGCGCATTTGATGCTTATGGAGATGTATGCTTCAGCCAGGAATTGGACCAGGGTTTTGGAAATACGGAGATTAATGAGGGAAAGACAAGCAAGAAAGGAGTTCAGTTATAGTTGGATTGACATACGGGGGAGGTTACAACTGTTCACTACAAGGGATGAAACTCATCTTGAATCAGATGGCATTTACATGACCCTTTATTTGTTATATTACGATATTGCCGAGTGTTCAAGGATAGATTTGCCTAGAGAATTGCGAGGCTAG